Within the Cololabis saira isolate AMF1-May2022 chromosome 22, fColSai1.1, whole genome shotgun sequence genome, the region ATACAAAACCTGGAAAGTGAAAAAATACTCAAGTTTATTATTCAGTACAGATAAGCAACCATAACGTTTTTGAACATACAAAGAAAAAATCCTCTCACGTTAATAATATAGTACAAATAAACTGTTTTCCATCATTAAACATGTAAGTTAAGAACACACTGCAGAAGCCGCACAACTGTTGGTTACCACTCTGAGGTCTGAAACAACCACCACTCTCTGTCTGTGAGTTGTTTTCAGCTTCAGAACGTTTACCAGCCTTGAAGAATCTAAAACTCAGTCATCCATAATTGTTTTATCAGTAGAAAACATTTACATCTAGATATCAGTCTGTCATCAACAACTGTTCCTCCATCTGAAAGATGATGTTAAAATAATGGTGATGTTCATCATTTTGTTCCAGGAAGTGCTTTTTTAAATGCAACTAAGAACTAATTCAAAGTGTTATCAATCATTcagtgaaaacacaggtatCAGTCAGCAGCCCAGTAACCACCTGTGATGCATCATTTTActgcagagaagaaaaaaatgttaagAAACAAACCGAAGACTAAGCAATGATGGGGCGAAAACTAAATATCACCTGCTGTTAGTCTGGTTGAAGCAGTTATGTCTTTGTGAAAGGACCAACTCAATATTCCAAGAGTAATAAACAAATGTACTGGATTGCATGTTGTATTACCATTTAACTAATATTAATTGATATGttaatatcgatttaaaaaaatgtggtcTATTCCGAATTATAGGTCCAACAGGAAAAATAATTAATTGAATCAATTGAAACAgtcaaaagaaagaagaagaaagaaacgtCAGAAATCAGTCTTTCTTCACTTGAGCGTAGAGATCTTCTGGACCACCATCAGTTCACTGGTCCAGACACTTGAACTTGTGAATACACCGTATCCAGCTCCTGTCTGCTTTCCTGCATCGAGTTAGAAGATTGTTCAGGTATCCGTTAATGGATGTTCAtctattttgtttttgattttttctAAGAAAAGCCATAACATTTTGTAAGTAGTTGAAAGTGAAttttatccattcatccattcttccatccatcttctCCCACTCATCCGTAACTGGGTCGCGGGTgcagcagtctgagcagagatgcccagactcccctcaccccagacacttcctccagctcttccaaggAAAGTCTGAGACGtcccagccgagagacatagtctctccagcgtgtcctgggtcttccccggggtctcctcctggaggtacatgcctggaactcctccctagggaggagggacatgcctggaacacctccctagggaggagggacatgcctggaacacctccctagggaggagggacatgcctggaacacctccctagggaggagggacatgcctggaacacctccctagggaggcatccgggaggatccggtacagatgcccaagccacctcagctgactcctctcaatgtgaaggagcagcggctcgactccgagctcctcccggttgaccgaactcctcaccctatctctaagggagcgtccagccaccctgcggaggaaactcatctcggccgcttgtatccgcgaccttatccaggaccagggttgcctacccctgtcCTAGGGACTACAAGAAGACCGTGTACCCTgtactgctgttcggcccgtaggcacaaacaacagtgagagaccttttcccaaCCACGAAGGCGCAAGGAAGCGatcctctcgttcaccggggtgaactccaacacatggcgactgagctgaggggctataaccaaccGCACACCAGCacgccgcctctcaccatgggtaactccagagtagtggagggtccagcccctttcaaggagctgggttcatACAACAAGTCATAATATTTTACTCACTATTCAATAATACTACTGTCAGGATATACATATACGACCAAAAAAAGCCATTTAGTCTGtttagaaatacattttgatTGCAAAACATCTTTAACCACAACTGTGCTCTGAGACAATATTGTATTAgatttgtctttcttttcttttcacattTTGTAGTGACGTGCATCAATTTAAACGCGCTGCATCTGTTTCAGAGCGTAAAACATCAACCTAAATACTTGAATTCATTAAAGTTTAATATGTTCTCACCTGAAGGTGCTGCATAGTTGAATTTGTGTCCTTTGTCCTCCCCGACCAGATCACAACACTGTAAAATAAACAACCAATGAATAGAAATCAACATCTGTCTAAAACGCAGACTGATTAAATGATGAACATCATATAAAAACAGAAAGATCCTGCTACATGATTTTATTTGTGATTCTCACCAAACACATCCAACCAGGAAGATGAACCCAATGATGTATCGAAGAATCTGCCAGAGTAGAAATCCACTGGGAAGACCTCAAttatggacaaaaataaaacaatcaaatcCTGTTTAAAAAGAATATTTCAGGGGCTCAACGTGTAAATTATTAAAGGCACTACAAGAGTTAACTATTTACCGTCAACATTTAGATGGATATCTGGTGATGTCTGACTCCCCACACTATTCAAGGCCACACAGTAATAAACTCCTCCATCTGTTACATTCAGGCTGTAAAAGTCTCCTTCAGCTACTCTCATGTCTCCATGTTCTCTTTTCTTGAACCAGGTGAAGCTGCTGACGGGAGGATTGGCTCTGCTGGAGCAGGTCAGGTTCACCCAGCTACCTGCTGACACCAAACCTGCTGGACTGATGGATGCTGAGGTGTTCTTAGGAGCATCTGAGGAACATGTGACACATTCACTTTACTGATTAGAAACAGCTCAACTCTGGTGTGTTAACAGGATCACTTACATGACACACTGAGAGTCTTTACTGTCTGTGATGTCTTGAAATCTTTTCCTCCATTCACAGGATATCTGGCAGAACAGCTGATGGTGTATCCATCATGTGTGTCTGACAGAGTGATGATCTTCTGGATTTTAGTTTTCAAGGTTccatctttgtttttctttgtttgtgtggGAGAGTCTTGTTGGAGATTCCAGGTGAGTTCAGGAGGGGAGTGTGGACAGGGAGTGACAGCTGAGCAGGTTATAGTGACACGCTCATTCTCCTTCAGATCACCTGAGATGGTCATGGTGGGGCTCCAAGGATAATCTGTGTTTTCAGATCAAACACATATTTTACACGATAAAACATGATGCAAGCAATTTACTTACTCAATATCTTTGTATGgagaaaaacacaacaacataGTTTCAGATGAAAATAAACCATCTCCCATTAGTCATCAAACATTTTggattaaaacatacatatatatttgaGTCATTAGAGGCTGATGTCCAAAtgtggtatttttttaaatatatatacaatctAATAAATATGTAACAGTGGAGTTCAATCAGGATGTTTAGTTATAATATCCACTGATTTAACGGTTTATGTCAATACGAATGCTGAACTTCAAATAAACAAACTTTCTTACCTTTAACTGTTATTTGAAGACCATTACAATCAGCTGTTGCCTTGAATTCATCATTCTCAATCCTGAAGAAATACTCTTGGGGACTTTGGACCAGATTAGAGAACACAGAGGTGCAGTTGAGTTCAGTCAGGTTTCCAGTAATACTGACCAAGTCAATATTACTGTCTGGGTTCCTCCAGATTCCAACTATCTCTTTGGTTTTGTCAAAGTCAGCATTTCCTCCATCCACAGCACTATAGTTACATGGGACTTGCAAACAAGATCCTTCCAGTACTTCCATTTTCTTTGGTGTAGTAATGAGGAGGAGTACTGGATCAGAACAAGCAGCCAGATCACCTGCAAATAATGAAATTAACTCTATTATAGATCGTTTTTCTCTGATTCATTTTTTTAGGTTGTAATACAGGAAACGTTCCTTATTGGGAAACCAATTCTTTCATTGATCTGTCATGAAATGGGAGGTGAGGAGAGGACCCAAATGCCGGAGACTGAAGTACAAACTAAAGTCCTTCAATTAAACAAAATGCAACACAGATAGGAATCCAAAATCTCATAATGATttgaaaacaaaagcagaagaaaaaaaatcaaaaataactcaagacaaaacaaaacataagaaaaacccaaaacagGCCATCATCCAGACGAGACACTAAAGACAAcatgaaacacaaacacaccaacCAGGCAGAAGGGAAAGACTACACCACATATAAGGACAAACTCAGGGGTTGACAAGAACCACAAGTCAATGGGCAAGGAGGAAATCAAACTGGAagttaagaataaaaaaaatgttttcaaaacaaaagaagaactAGATTAACCAAACCAGAAAACCCAAAAATGGAAGAAGAAAACTAATCCCAAACACAAAACACCctaaagcagtgattcttaaccataggttagtgggccgcaaaaaaaatctgttttgtacgtgtgggccgcgagggccgcgggactgcatagcaactcccgaccaaatgaggagaagaagacactcagctagctgtacgtgtaatagtaagagaaatggtgtgtatttacagagtaaatccttcattttgcacagagtacgtttagatccgccaggatcagggaccgattacttgggtctgcgcccaccaACGgggagcgagcgcggcgtgatcatttatcccggctcGTCCCCgtggccggggaggtcggtgccgctcgggcggcggctccgtcgttactgctgaaggattgtagatagatgcgtgggctgacgtgtctgctggactggactgttcgggctctctcaaaagcatcggaaagtgactctgctgcagcacgcccagagagctgcgggctcctgcccgtctcagctgatcaggctcggatgaagcccgacacgcgcagtcctgacaactgacaACCTGGCTCCTGTGTTGTTGTACTTTTATGTATTAATGACTGTTTTGTATGTCtgtctgtttatgtttttttgtaataaGAGAACTATTCAATaaagcttgtaaaaaaaaatgtttaaaaataaaaaaaagaccaacttccggtatggACTACCGGTATGCATtggttttgctttttatttgagtaatactctttatatgttataattcaatgtgaaattgcataatgtgaagttttgttatcattgtactgtttgcaaatgttaaattaaaaaaaataaataaataaaaaataataatatacacgaaaaagaccaacttccggtatggacttccggtatggatggaagtatggccgcgcccttgtcggccatcttgcctgcagccaggtactcttgaaaaagcgcgcccccccttcatctgattggtccatatttgatagttccccaaaaggcaccaaattttgcatgcaagccaggcctggtgataaatttgatatttcatggtttgcattaatgggcgtggcctaacggctcaacagcgccccctagaatatttttctctgctataacttttgaatggtttgacatagagagtcgtgggtggtgtcatttctgatatgcttatgggggacggtggccatgagtgcgagggcctgttcatcgctacttgcagctttaatttactttGTAACTACATTTTCTACACAATATCCTCTTTGCAACTCTGTAACGGATGCAAAGGTTACGTGATGCAATGGTCTATAGTGCAGCATTCCCTCCACCCAACTGCAACACTTTACATTTCcactatttaaaaaataaaataagatcagTAATACTTTTAGTGCCAACAAAAAAGATTGTGAAACTGAGTAAGATGTAATAAACTCACAAGAAAACAACAGACAAATTAATATATTCTTCCATTTAGAGTAATCGTTTTACATCCAAGGTTTATATTTTGAATGAATATAAAGTAACACACTAATTCTGATAATATACATCACATTATGGCATTATGAATGACAGTAATGTAAacaatgttgtttataaagatgACCAAACAACTCAccaggaagaaagaagagactCAGTGTCACCAAGTTCACAAGAACACCTGCCATCGAACCCTCACCTGGATTTACAAACACATAAACCATTAAATAGGAATGTTAACAGTTCATCTCAGCTCCCGAGAATCATTTCTACTTTAAATGCTCTTACAAACACGCTCCCTTATGAATACGACCGGCAACTGGAGGATGTGAAGTGAGATGTGGTTGATGTGTAAAACTGCACAGTAACAATTCAAAAGTTCCTCATTCCGCTGTGTGGTCTGAaaccagtggtgtaaagtaacgaagtacaagtaggcctacttcgttattgtacttaagtaagatttttgagaatttgtacttttattgatactttcatttttctgtacttttacttttacttcgttacattttcaaggaaaaaatcatacttttatccgctatatttaaaattggacacgtcgttactcgctacaaattaaagaacagcacagcgggggctgatttatggttccgcgttacaccggcgcagagctgcggcgtagggtacgcggcgacgcagaccctacgccgtagcctacggcgtaaggtttgcgtcgatttaacgcggaaccataaggcggacgggaaggaaggggggcgagtgaatataccgagaaggagccgcagctcccgggagagttgcgccgcagaggcgggccggaaggccggaggaaccgccgtcgcgtcgagtaccgatgaggactgaagcctgaattatggttccgcgttaaatcgacgcagagcctcgccgtagggtacgggcgctgcgttggtgtaacgcggaaccataaatcagccttgagcggcagccgacgcgcgtccatgcgcaccattctttgattccaccccttctaaggtggttttggcatttaaaagttcaaaagtctcatcctttatcagctggggttgctaaatgttgtcactgcatactacaggctgggggtgaacctgtcagcggggccaatggggtacagcagcagtgatgagcaaagggagaaattaaaatggggtaatggaaaccaacgctaaaggggtcagaataatatcacccttatttagagttgtaagcaaattcttggattcttcatttctttgcaatccttttgaaaataattttgtactttgaattttgtactttgtactttttactttgtactttgtactttttactttttacttttgtacttaagtacattttacaccatgtacttttggtactttattatatttaagttgaggtacttttatacttttacttaagtaatgttcttaatgggtactttttacttttacttaagtaattttcaagcagaaaatttgtacttttacttaagtacaatatttttgtactttttccacctctgtctGAAACTAAGGTGATTATACATTCAGAAGTTCTTCAACAAAGATATACGCAGACAATATTAAATGGAAGAAGGGAACATCTTCCTTCATTTCTTGATCGTGGAACAAGTGGGAGTTTGGGCTGAGAGAAAATATACAACAGAACGGAGGGGTTATGCCTTAAAATGATTAAAGAAGATAAGTTATAAACAAAAATGTGTAAAAGTAAGCCTTCAAAAGTAACCTGCTGACACTGCTCTCACCTCAACGAAGATCATTACTTATCTTAGCTTGGGCGACACGGACACCGCAGGAAAATGAGACCTAATGGAGAGGACGACTACAGTACTATGAAAAAGATATTTGTCCCCCAGTCATCGTGTCACTGTCCCCTCTGCCTCTTGCTGAGTGCAGACGCTTCGCTCTCCGCTCCCccgctttgtttttcttctttcctctgcaatcttttcttttctgcaaaACAATTTCTGGAAAGCAGGACCTGGATACCTTACCACCGGGAGCTATTTATAATAGTCACTCAAGTCTAccacttttattttaaactgtttTAGTACTGTGAGCATAGTTTATCAGCAGCACGAGCCTGCGCTATCGTGACGGGGATTGAGGAACTCAGCTAGCAGCAGCTAGCAGAAGCTAACTAGCAACAATATGCctcccttttccttttccatGGATGATTACCACAAACTGCTCCAGAAGATAGCAGTACTGGAAACGAAAATTCACAGGCTCGAAGTGAATGGAGAGATAAATGGACAATATGGGAATGAATCTACTCTGCCGACTTCCCAAAACAGCAAAAGGGAGCAggctaacagaaagctaactAACACCACCAAGACGACATCAACAAGCCCTCCCTGGAACTCTCTTGGTGCGAAGCCAAAGCACTACAAATCGCCTCCCTCAGATCTGAGAAGACGGTTATCAGGCAGAACCCAGCACCTGGTGACCTTGGACGACATAGAGTGGCCTGCACTTCCATGTATTTCCATGTACAAGTTCCATGTATTTCAGACACGTTGATCGTTGTTCTTTCATGAATCAGACCTGTGAACGGCAAAGGCAGTTTTTAAAACAAGTAACTCTTCAGCCACATCTGTTTTTAAAGAGGAACTTATATGAAATGTATCTTTTACTTCTCATTTCAAGTCACGAAGAAACGTCTCAGCATTCCAGACACTGCAATGTGCAAAAATGTCAGAATTTGTGCAACATGAATGAACCTGTTTAATAAGTCTCACAAAGCTGATTTTATTGGGGTGCTCATCCAACATATACAACAAGCCAGATGATCCTGTAATTCTTATGAAATACGCTATGATCTGTAACTGAGGAAGATCACAAAGACTCTTTGATCTTTAATATCCACAAATATGTCTGATGAATGGATGCTGCATGTGGTACAAAGGCAAGTCACATAAATGAGGAAAAGAAACTGTTCTGACGTATGGAAACATTTAATATTCACCACCACAGATGCTaaaatgttgggtttttttttctgttaatgcACAAAAAGGTGGCAGTAtaattaaaatgaccaaaagtaCTAAGTGTAGTTCCTGTTTGCAGAAGTTCTGTTTAGAGGTTTGGGGACTGGTGTACATGATAATTATAACACATACTGTCTTTTTTCGTTTCGTCTGCTCTTATTTCAGTCTTGAATTCAGACATGTGAGCTCACCAGAGTTCCCTGCCTCTCTCTGTCTGACCCTCCATCATCACGCATTGAGCATGGCtgcatattaatatttaatattataaAACATACTTGATTGCTGAATTGGACATTTCAACTTCACATCTTTAACATGTGAATGCTGTAAAATAGACCATCAACATGAAATCTTACTTATCGACTTAACAGACTGACATCAGGGACTCGTCATGCAGGTTAATTCACAAATGTTGGTTGCAGAAGCTCCATTTCTCTGTACAAGACATATTTGATCAGGTTTTGAGAAgaacatgttttatttctccAACATGCCTCCACAAAGATGTAAGGAACTGCACATTTGATACAGAAAATAAGGTTATTGGCGTAAAGGgagttttttttagcttttgacTCAAGGACAGTAACATGAGAGCCGCCCACCAAAACTGTAGCTTCACAGCTACAAGTTCTCCATTCAAATCCCAGCATGGGCCTTTCTGTGTGCGTGCATGGTTTCCTCCAGACAGTGACGTCAGAATCCC harbors:
- the LOC133423751 gene encoding B-cell receptor CD22-like; its protein translation is MITPRSLPVGDLAACSDPVLLLITTPKKMEVLEGSCLQVPCNYSAVDGGNADFDKTKEIVGIWRNPDSNIDLVSITGNLTELNCTSVFSNLVQSPQEYFFRIENDEFKATADCNGLQITVKDYPWSPTMTISGDLKENERVTITCSAVTPCPHSPPELTWNLQQDSPTQTKKNKDGTLKTKIQKIITLSDTHDGYTISCSARYPVNGGKDFKTSQTVKTLSVSYAPKNTSASISPAGLVSAGSWVNLTCSSRANPPVSSFTWFKKREHGDMRVAEGDFYSLNVTDGGVYYCVALNSVGSQTSPDIHLNVDDYPWIPTMTIPGDLKENERVTITCSAVTPCPHSPPELTWNLQQDSHTQTEKNKDGTLRTKIKKIFTLSDTHDGYTIRCFARYPVKGGKYFKTSWTVKTLNVSYAPKNTSASISPAGLVSAGSWVNLTCSSRANPPVSSFTWFKKSEHGDLEVAEGDFYILNVTDGGEYYCVALNSVGSQTSNNIFLNIRGNLLTIYDLIHLMILKVASSMFSS